A genomic window from Salvelinus namaycush isolate Seneca chromosome 21, SaNama_1.0, whole genome shotgun sequence includes:
- the LOC120066265 gene encoding lysM and putative peptidoglycan-binding domain-containing protein 4-like isoform X1, which translates to MLVVMRRGDPVPRAFQAPVDVHASVDGQVYMFRRGQQNDSAGSSEEEEFNVMELRPRGWHELEQDRRGSLMLLERDVLVGDNLNKLALQYGCKVADIKRVNNLIQEQDIFALKSIKIPVKKHSLLTEANAELKEPDPGTSNSATPLPQPQGKLTASSPGRPHLQEYTDYLKEVDHDIERLIQTTNAQDEVFLEAAERPQKLGSRGQRLTSYGADWGIQWWNAVVAMLLIGIILPVFYVVYIKTQDTGVPAAVATSNSSGTGLSTDSPRSTFSSQESVSLSLNKPNT; encoded by the exons CTAGTTGTGATGCGGAGAGGAGACCCTGTTCCCCGCGCCTTCCAGGCCCCAGTGGATGTCCATGCTAGTGTAGATGGCCAGGTGTACATGTTCAGGCGAGGCCAGCAGAATGACTCTGCTggctcttcagaggaagaagagttcAATGTGATGGAGTTGAGGCCCCGGGGGTGGCACGAGCTGGAACAGGACAGACGCGGTAGCCTCATGCTGCTGGAGAGGGACGTATTGGTTGGGGACAACCTCAACAAACTTGCTCTGCAATATGGCTGCAAG GTGGCAGACATAAAGAGAGTGAACAACCTGATTCAGGAACAGGATATATTTGCTTTGAAATCAATCAAAATCCCTGTGAAGAAACACAGCTTATTGACTGAGGCTAACGCAGAGCTAAAAGAGCCAGATCCAGGAACCTCAAATTCAGCCACACCACTGCCCCAGCCACAGGGCAAACTTACAGCCAGTTCCCCTGGTAGGCCACATCTACAGGAGTACACCGACTACCTCAAGGAAGTGGACCATGACATTGAGAGACTGATCCAAACCACAAATGCACAGGATGAGGTTTTTTTAGAGGCTGCAGAAAGGCCACAAAAGTTGGGCTCCAGAGGCCAGCGCCTGACCAGCTATGGAGCAGACTGGGGCATCCAGTGGTGGAACGCTGTGGTGGCCATGCTCCTGATAGGCATTATCCTACCTGTCTTTTATGTTGTTTATATCAAAACTCAAGATACTGGAGTGCCTGCTGCTGTAGCTACCTCAAACAGCTCAGGGACAGGCCTCAGCACAGACAGCCCTAGGAGCACTTTTAGCAGCCAAGAGAGTGTGTCTCTCAGTCTGAACAAACCTAACACTTAA
- the LOC120066265 gene encoding lysM and putative peptidoglycan-binding domain-containing protein 4-like isoform X2 encodes MRRGDPVPRAFQAPVDVHASVDGQVYMFRRGQQNDSAGSSEEEEFNVMELRPRGWHELEQDRRGSLMLLERDVLVGDNLNKLALQYGCKVADIKRVNNLIQEQDIFALKSIKIPVKKHSLLTEANAELKEPDPGTSNSATPLPQPQGKLTASSPGRPHLQEYTDYLKEVDHDIERLIQTTNAQDEVFLEAAERPQKLGSRGQRLTSYGADWGIQWWNAVVAMLLIGIILPVFYVVYIKTQDTGVPAAVATSNSSGTGLSTDSPRSTFSSQESVSLSLNKPNT; translated from the exons ATGCGGAGAGGAGACCCTGTTCCCCGCGCCTTCCAGGCCCCAGTGGATGTCCATGCTAGTGTAGATGGCCAGGTGTACATGTTCAGGCGAGGCCAGCAGAATGACTCTGCTggctcttcagaggaagaagagttcAATGTGATGGAGTTGAGGCCCCGGGGGTGGCACGAGCTGGAACAGGACAGACGCGGTAGCCTCATGCTGCTGGAGAGGGACGTATTGGTTGGGGACAACCTCAACAAACTTGCTCTGCAATATGGCTGCAAG GTGGCAGACATAAAGAGAGTGAACAACCTGATTCAGGAACAGGATATATTTGCTTTGAAATCAATCAAAATCCCTGTGAAGAAACACAGCTTATTGACTGAGGCTAACGCAGAGCTAAAAGAGCCAGATCCAGGAACCTCAAATTCAGCCACACCACTGCCCCAGCCACAGGGCAAACTTACAGCCAGTTCCCCTGGTAGGCCACATCTACAGGAGTACACCGACTACCTCAAGGAAGTGGACCATGACATTGAGAGACTGATCCAAACCACAAATGCACAGGATGAGGTTTTTTTAGAGGCTGCAGAAAGGCCACAAAAGTTGGGCTCCAGAGGCCAGCGCCTGACCAGCTATGGAGCAGACTGGGGCATCCAGTGGTGGAACGCTGTGGTGGCCATGCTCCTGATAGGCATTATCCTACCTGTCTTTTATGTTGTTTATATCAAAACTCAAGATACTGGAGTGCCTGCTGCTGTAGCTACCTCAAACAGCTCAGGGACAGGCCTCAGCACAGACAGCCCTAGGAGCACTTTTAGCAGCCAAGAGAGTGTGTCTCTCAGTCTGAACAAACCTAACACTTAA